The genomic segment ACCTGCAGTAGCCCATGCTAGAGCGTTGCCTTGACGGTCAGTAATAGTCACGATTGTATTGTTGAAAGACGCGTGAATATGTGCTACGCCATCTACAACTTGTTTTTTTACACGTTTACGTGCACGAACTGGTGTTTTAGCCATTAATATTTACCCCGACTATTTTTTGATCGGCTTACGAGGACCCTTACGGGTACGCGCATTAGTTTTAGTACGTTGACCACGTACCGGTAAACTACGACGGTGGCGTAAACCACGGTAACAACCAAGGTCTAAAAGACGCTTAATGTTAAGTGTTACTTCACGACGTAAATCACCTTCAACGGTAAATTTACCAACTTCGTCACGCAGTTTTTCAATCTGCTCTTCAGACAATTCGCTGATCTTAACGTTTTCTGCAATACCTGTCGCTGCACAAATAGATTGAGCACGGGTTTTGCCGATACCATAAATTGCTGTTAAAGCGATTACAGTATGTTTATGATCAGGAATGTTAATGCCTGCAATACGGGCCACTATGCACTCCTATTGTTAATTAATTTGACATACTGATCTTGAAAAGCCCGTTTTCAGGATACTCAAACAGTATGCCAAGGATGTAAATGAGCTGAGCATTATATATGCTCAGCTTGTTCTTGGCAAGAAAATATTATCTATTAACCTTGACGTTGTTTATGTTTAGGGTCACTGCATAATACACGCACAACACCTTCACGTTTCACAATTTTACAGTTACGACAAATTTTCTTTACGGAAGCACGAACTTTCATTGCTTATCCCTATTATCTAAAGGACAATTATTGTCCAAAACCTTTAAGGTTTGCTCTTTTCAAAGCAGATTCGTATTTAGTCGACATTAAGTGACTTTGAACCTGTGCGATGAAATCCATAATAACCATTACAATAATTAGCAAAGATGTACCACCAAAATAAAATTGTACATTCCAAGCTGACATCATAATGTAAGGAACCAAACATACGAATACAACATATAGACCGCCGATTAATGTTAAGCGAGCCATAATTTTATCAATATAACGTGATGTTTGTTCACCTGGTCTAATTCCGGGTATGAATGCGCCAGATTTTTTCAAATTATCGGCTGTATCACGTGGATTAAATTGCATTGCAGCATAAAAGAAACTAAAAAACATAATTGCAGCAGCATACACAATTAAATAAATCGGCTGACCTGGCTGCAACATCATCGCAAAATTAGTTAACCATTCAAAACTCGCACTCTCACCAAACCAAGAGCTAATCGTTGCCGGGAATAAAATAATGCTTGATGCAAAAATTGCTGGCATTACACCTGACATATTTACTTTTAGAGGTAAATGAGTCGAATGACCACCTAAAATTTGGCGACCTTGTTGACGTTTAGCATATTCCACTTTAATACGACGTTGTCCACGTTCTACGTAAACAACAAAATAAAGTACTGCAAATACAATTACGGCAATCAATAAAAGAACTAATGGGTGCATTTGCCCTTGACGAGCCTGCTCAATTGTATGCCCAATCGCAGCTGGTAAACCAGCAACGATACCTGCAAAGATAATAATCGAAATACCATTGCCAATACCACGTTCAGTAATTTGCTCACCTAACCACATTAAGAACATAGTTCCAGTAACCAAACTAATCACAGCCGTAAAATAGAAAGCAAAACCTAAGTTAGGCACAAGTCCTGAAATCATGCTAGGTAAACCAGTAGCAATACCAATAGCTTGTAGGGTAGCTAATCCTAGTGTCGTATAACGAGTATATTTACTCATTTTACGACGACCAGCCTCACCTTCTTTTTTCAATTCACCTAATGCTGGATATACTGTCGCGAGTAATTGAATAATAATCGATGCCGAAATATACGGCATGATACCTAATGCAAAGATTGACGCTCGACTTAATGCACCACCAGAGAACATATTTAACATATCAATGATGGTGCCTTTTTGTTGTTCAAGCGACTGAGCTAGCACAGCTGCATCAATACCAGGAACCGGAATGAAAGAACCAATACGGAAAACGATCAGTGCACCTAATACAAAAAGCAATCTACTTTTAAGTTCACTACTACCGCTTTGAGTACTTCTACTTTGATAACCTGGTTGCTTAGCCATTTGTTAATTATTCCTCGATTGAACCGCCAGCAGCTTCAATTGCTGCTTTAGCACCTTTAGTCACACGTAAGCCACGAACTACTACTGCACCTTTAACTTCACCTGCAAAAATGACTTTTGCAAATTGAATATCTTTAGTCACAACATTAGCTGCTTTCAATGTATCTAAAGTTACTACATTACCTTCAACTTTGGTCAAATCATTCAAACGAACTTCTGCAGTAACTGCAGCTTTCATTGAAGTAAAACCAAATTTTGGTAAACGACGATATAAAGGCATTTGACCACCTTCGAAACCGCGACGAACTTTACCGCCGGTACGAGATTTCTGACCTTTATGACCACGGCCACCAGTTTTACCTAAACCAGAACCGATACCACGACCTAAACGCTTAGCACTGTGCTTAGCACCTTCAGCCGGAGATAGAGTATTTAAACGCATTCTATTACTCCTCCACTTTAACCATGTATGAAACTTGGTTAATCATACCGCGTACTGCTGGAGTATCAATTAACTCAACGGTGTGATGCATATGGCGAAGACCAAGACCACGTAGAGTAGCTTTATGTTTCGGTAAACGAGCGATAGAGCTACGAACTTGTGTTACTTTAATAGTTTTAGCCATTATCAATTACCCCAAAATTTCATCAACGGTTTTGCCACGTTTAGCAGCTACCATTTCTGGTGATTTCATATTTGCTAATGCATCGATTGTTGCACGAACAACGTTAATTGGGTTAGTTGAACCGTACGCTTTTGAAAGAACGTTATGTACACCTGCTACTTCTAGTACTGCACGCATTGCACCACCAGCGATAATACCTGTACCTTCGCTAGCTGGTTGCATAAATACACGAGAACCAGTATGAACACCTTTAACAGGGTGTTGTAACGTACCATCATTTAAAGCTACGTTGATCATGTTACGACGTGCTTTTTCCATTGCTTTTTGGATTGCTGCTGGAACTTCGCGTGCTTTACCATAACCAAAACCTACGCGACCATTACCATCACCCACTACTGTTAATGCAGTGAAGCTCATGATACGACCACCTTTTACAGTTTTAGAAACACGGTTTACCGCGATTAGCTTCTCTTGCAGTTCACCAGCCTGTTTTTCGATGTTTGACATCTCAATTTCCTCTATTAGAACTGTAGACCAGCTTCACGAGCAGCGTCCGCTAAACTTTGGACACGACCATGATATTTAAAACCAGAACGATCGAAAGCCACGTCTTTAACGCCTTTCGCTAATGCACGCTCAGCAACTACTTTACCTACTACTGCTGCTGCATCTTTGTTTCCGGTATATTTAACTTGCTCACTAATTGCTTTTTCTACTGTAGAAGCAGCGGCAAGCACTTCTGAACCGTTTGGTGCAATTACTTGTGCATAAATGTGACGCGGAGTACGGTGAACAACTAAACGAGTTACACCTTGTTCACGCATCATATGACGAGCACGAGCTGCACGACGGATACGAGCTGATTTCTTATCCATAGTGTTACCTTAATTATTTTTTCTTCGCTTCTTTAGTACGAACAACTTCATCAGCATAACGAACACCTTTACCTTTATAAGGTTCTGGTTTACGGTATGCACGAATATCTGCTGCTACTTGACCAATTAATTGTTTGTCAGCACCTTTCAACACGATTTCGGTTTGTGATGGACATTCTGCAGTAATACCTGCTGGTAAAGTATGTTCAACAGGGTGAGAGAAACCTAAGCTTAAGCCAACAACGTTGCCTTTAACTTGTGCACGGTAACCAACACCTACAAGTTGTAATTTTTTGGTGAAGCCTTCAGTAACACCGATAACCATTGCATTAACCAATGCTCGAGCAGTACCAGCTTGTGCATCTGCACCAACAATACCCTCACGTGGAGCAAAAGTTAATACACCATTATCTTGTTTAACTTCGACTGAGTTATGAATGTCACGAGATAACTCGCCATTCTTACCTTTCACTGTTAATAGCTGACCGTTGAGTTTTACTTCAACACCGGCAGGAATATTAACAGGTGCTTTAGCAACACGAGACATTATCCTACCTCTCTATTAAGCTACATAACAGATGATTTCGCCGCCTAAACCCGCTTGGCGAGCAGCACGGTCAGTCATCACACCTTTAGATGTAGAAACTACAGCGACACCTAAACCACCCATTACTTTTGGTAATTCGTCTTTACGTTTGTAAATACGAAGACCAGGACGGCTCACACGTTGAATGCTTTCTACAACTGGTTTACCTTGGAAATATTTTAAAGTAATTTCCAATTCAGGTTTAACACCTTCTAAAACTTTAACGCTTTCAATATAACCTTCAGCAGCTAATACGTTGGCAATTGCCACTTTTAGCTTGGAAGAAGGCATACTGATCGCAACTTTATTCGCAGCTTGCCCGTTACGAATGCGGGTCAACATATCTGCGATTGGATCTTGCATACTCATTGTATTCTATTCTCCGATTCCAAAATAAAGTGGTAAATTACCAACTTGCTTTTTTAAGGCCAGGGATTTCGCCACGCATTGCTGCTTCGCGAACCTTGATACGGCTCAAGCCAAACTTACGAAGAACGCCGTGTGGACGTCCAGTTTGGCGGCAGCGGTTACGTTGGCGGCTTGGGCTTGCATCACGCGGTAAAGATTGTAATTTTAATACCGCACTCCAACGCTCTTCGTCAGATGAATTAGCGTCAGAAATGATTTTTTTCAATTCTACACGTTTAGCATAGAATTTTTCAGCCAATTTAACGCGTTTTACATCGCGTGCTTTCATTGATTGTTTAGCCATTGTAACCTGCCTTATTTACGGAATGGGAAATTAAAGGCAGCGAGTAGTGCTTGACCTTCTTCATCATTCTTAGCGGTAGTAGTAATAGTAATATCTAAACCACGTACACGATCAACTTTATCATAGTCGATTTCAGGGAAGATGATTTGCTCACGCACACCCATGCTATAGTTACCACGACCGTCGAAAGACTTCGCACTTAAACCGCGGAAGTCACGGATACGTGGAACAGCAATTGTAATTAAACGTTCTAAGAACTCCCACATACGCTCACCGCGTAGTGTTACTTTACAACCGATTGGATATCCCTGACGGATTTTAAAGCCTGCAACAGATTTGCGTGCTTTAGTAATTAAAGGTTTCTGACCGCTAATTGCTGTTAGATCCGCTACTGCGTTATCTAAAAGTTTTTTGTCGGTCAATGCTTCACCCACACCCATATTCAGGGTAATCTTTTCGATTCGTGGGACTTGCATGACAGATGCGTAGTTGAATCTATTTTTTAATTCATTAACTACTTGATCTCTGTAGTAATCATGCAGTTTCGCCATCGCATTACTCCAGTTTGTTAGATAATTTCATTGTTAGATTTGAAGAAACGGACTTTTTTGCCGTCTTCGAATCTAAAACCTACACGGTCAGCTTTATTTGTTTTCGGGTTGAAAATCGCTACGTTTGACGCATCAATCGGAGCTTCTTTCTTCACTAAACCGCCTTCTTTACCTAAAGCAGGTACCGGTTTTTCATGTTTAGTGATGATTCTTACACCTTCAACAATCACTTTACCATTTGGTAACACTTGAGTTACCTTGCCGCGCTTGCCTTTGTCTTTACCAGCAAGTACGATTACTTCGTCATTTTGACGGATTTTAGCAGCCATTACGTTCTCCTTATAGTACTTCTGGAGCCAAAGAGATGATCTTCATGAATTTCTCAGAACGAAGTTCACGAGTCACAGGTCCAAAAATACGAGTACCGATAGGTTGCTCAGTGTTATTGTTTAAAATCACACAAGCATTACCATCGAAACGAATAACTGAGCCATCTGGGCGACGAACACCCTTCTTGGTGCGCACAACAACCGCTTTTAGCACATCACCTTTTTTCACTTTACCGCGTGGAATCGCTTCTTTTACGGTAATTTTGATGATATCGCCAATAGCAGCGTAACGACGGTGCGATCCACCTAGAACCTTGATACACATTACACTGCGAGCGCCTGAGTTATCAGCAACATCCAGCATAGTCTGTTCTTGGATCATATTAGTGCTCCGTTAATTAAATAAAACACCCTTTCGGGACTACTCACCCAATGTAAGCAGTCCGCGGAGTTTATCAAATAAGGTTATCGAAATCAACTAGAATTTATCAATATAATCGAAGAAATGGAAACATCAACTTCTCTATTAAAAAGCCAGCGCTAGGAAAGGAAATGTCATAAAAAAAGACCGCACTTTACAGCTCTAAAGTGCGGTCTTTTTTACGGTATTTTATGAACGTTTCATAATTTCGAAAAATTCTTCGTTTGTTTTTGCTACCATTAATTTATCAATCAGGAATTCCATAGCTTCTACTTCACCCATTGGATTAAGAATTTTGCGTAAAATCCACATTTTTTGTAATTCATCCGGTGTAGTAAGCAAGTCTTCCTTACGAGTACCAGAACGATTAAAGTCGATAGCAGGGAACACACGTTTTTCCGCAATTTTACGTGATAAGTGCAATTCCATATTACCAGTACCTTTGAACTCTTCAAAGATGACTTCATCCATCTTCGACCCCGTATCCACAAGTGCAGTAGCAATAATAGTTAAACTACCACCTTCTTCCACATTACGAGCCGCACCAAAGAAACGCTTTGGACGATGCAATGCATTAGCATCCACACCACCAGAGAGAATTTTACCTGATGCAGGTGTCACAGTATTGTATGCGCGTGCTAAACGAGTAATGGAATCAAGCAAAATGACCACGTCTTTTTTATGTTCTACAGAACGTTTCGCTTTTTCGATAACCATTTCAGCCACTTGTACATGGCGCGCAGCGGGTTCATCAAAGGTTGATGCAATGACTTCACCGCGTACGGTGCGCTGCATTTCGGTTACTTCTTCTGGACGTTCATCAATTAACAACACAATCAATTCACATTCTGGATAATTATGCGTAATGCTTTGTGCAATGTTTTGAAGTAATACGGTTTTACCCGCTTTAGGTGGTGCCACGATCAGACCACGTTGACCTTTACCAATCGGTGAAGCAAGATCCAGAATACGAGCCGTTAAGTCTTCTGTTGAACCATTGCCACGTTCCATACGTAAACGAGAATTCGCATGTAATGGTGTTAAGTTTTCAAATAAAATTTTACTACGTGATACCTCAGGTTTATCGTCGTTAACTTGGTCAACTTTCAACAAAGCAAAATAACGTTCCCCTTCTTTTGGTGGACGTATTTTACCTTCAACTTTATCACCTGTTTGTAAGTTAAAACGACGAATTTGGCTTGGACTCACATAAATATCATCAGGGCCAGCTAAATATGAGCTATCCGCTGAGCGTAAAAAGCCAAAGCCATCTGGCAAAATTTCTAATACACCACCGCCAAAAATATCTTCACCACTTTTCGCGTGTTGTTTTAGAATTGCAAAGACAATGTCTTGTTTACGTAAACGAGCTAAATTCTCTAAGCCCATTTGACCTTCGCCAAGCTCAACTAAAGTTGAAACGGGCGTATTTTTCAGTTCTGTTAAATGCATAATTGAAATTTTGAGTTAATTTGATTGGATATTTTGATACGACACCATATATAAGCCTTAGATGCCGTTTTGAATGGGCGTAAAGTTACCACTAAATAAGTGCTCTGTCTAGTTTTTTCGACAAAAAGTGCGGTTAAATTTAGGGATATTTTGCATATCGTGCTATGCTAACACCAAATTTCACTTTATATCTCATATTATGACAACAGAACATTTATCTCAGCAACGTTTTACTGACCTACCTCTAAATCCTAAAGTCCTTGCTGCATTGCAAAGTAAAGGGTTTGAATACTGCACGCCAATTCAAGCATTATCATTGCCAATTACATTACAAGGCAAAGACGTTGCAGGGCAAGCCCAAACAGGGACAGGTAAAACCATGGCATTTTTAACGGCAACTTTCCACCATTTATTAGAAAATCCGTTTGACTCTATCCCAAACCAACCGCGAGCCTTAATTTTAGCCCCAACACGCGAACTCGCTGTACAAATCGCTCATGATGCGGAATCCCTTGTAAAAACAACCGGATTACGCACCGCACTTGCTTATGGTGGCGATGGTTATGATAAACAATTAAAAGCGATTGAGCAGGGTGTTGATGTCTTAATTGGCACAACAGGGCGCATAATTGATTATGTGAAACAAGGCATTATCAATTTAAGTCATATTCAAGTCGTTGTCCTTGATGAAGCAGATCGCATGTTCGATCTAGGCTTTATTAAAGACATTCGCTACTTATTACGTAAATGCCCTACCCCTAAAAATCGCTTAACAATGCTTTTTTCTGCCACACTTTCCTACAAAGTGCGCGAACTCGCCTTTGAAGATATGAACGAACCGGAATATGTGGAAATCGAACCATTACAACGTACAGGACATCGTATTAAAGAAGAACTATTCTACCCATCTAACGAAGACAAGATCGCCTTATTAATGACTTTGTTAGAAGAAGAATGGCCTGAACGTTGTATTATTTTTTCTAACACAAAACATGGTTGCGAAAAAATTTGGGGTTACCTTGCCGCTGATGGGCATCGTGTAGGTTTGCTTACTGGCGACGTAGCACAGAAAAAACGCTTAAGTTTGCTGAAGCAATTTACAGAGGGAGAATTAGATATTCTCGTTGCAACAGATGTTGCTGCACGAGGACTACATATTCCCGATGTCACTCACGTGTTCAATTATGATCTACCTGATGATCGTGAAGATTATGTGCATCGAATTGGGCGAACAGGACGTGCTGGTGAAAGCGGCGTATCTATCAGCTTTGCTTGCGAACAATATGCAATGAACTTACCCGCTATCGAAGAATATATTGGACACAGTATTCCAGTTAGCCAATATGATCCTCATTCATTAATAGATAATTTACCAAAACCCTTGCGTATTCAGCGGCCCAGCTGTCTTTGAATTACAAGCATTAAACCCTTGAAAATACTGGAAAGTGATTTTTGAAAATGCAAAACGTACCCTTAAATGTACCCTTATTTTAAAAAGTCATCTTTGAAATTGATTGTTTTTCAGGCTGTAAGCTCAGGTATAAGAAATAAATTCTAGCATAAAAAGCAAGTCCCCTTTTTTAAAAAATTTTTAGCTACAAAACTACAAAACACGGACAAAGCCTTTTACCATAAGGATTTATGGTACTTTTATCATAGAAATATACAGCTACAGAAAACTACAAAAAAGCTACTATAACTACAAAATTGAGCCAATAAACAGCAAATCTCTATAATTTTGCATATAAAAACTGTAATAGCTTTCCTTGTTTGTATGATGTGTAGTGTGGGTGGGGGTGAGAAAATCGCTATAGGTTTTGCTTATGAAAACCGCTTAGGGAACTCAATTTTTACAACCGCGAAATTAGAAATCTGAAATACTGCAAACTTACATGGGGTTGTTTTTAAAAATCACTCGACCAAATTTTCGGCTTAGTAACTCATTGTTTTTAAAGCTAAGCTGAAAACTAAGCTCTGCAAAATCCAGCTTTAAATAGTGAATTTTAAGATCGCTCATTTGTTTAAAATAACAAGCCTTGTTATTTTAAGGTATTAAAGAAAATCAGCGTCAACAATCCCAACATCTGCCGACATCATTCTAAGCATAACTATTCACTTTCAATCATAAGATGATGATGACTAGAACCCTGAAAATTAGGCGAAAACCGCGAGCCCGCAACCCCGTGGAAAGCCTACCACCCCTTGGGAGTACCTTTTATTAGAAACGCTCCCCAATTTTGGGGAGACGTCAACTTTGTAGGGTTCTAATTCAGGTTTTATCAGGTCTTAATATCTACATTTGACTACTAAGCTAGTTATTTTCTGAAGTTTTCTGAAGTTTTCCTATTCCTTACCGTAATATTACCGTTATGCGTTAGCTCTTTTCTGTTCGTGGGTATCAGGATTTTCTTTATACCCTCGATTTTTCGGCTCAGTGTCCAAATATTTAAACCGTTAAATCACGCCTATTTTTGATTAAGTAGCCTTTTTCTTTCTATTGGCGGATTGGCTTCCTTACGATTCCCATAAATGTATATTTTTTGTACTTTACACATTCTAAAGTTATTGTTTGTTATGGTTTATAACGTAAGTTGAGTAGGCTTACAGTCGTAAAATTTCGTCAATCGCTCTACAATCAATTAAAAATGTTTGGCAGTACATTCCTATGTCTTTATCAAGAAAATTTATTAACGCGCTATTTATGGCGGTAATTTTTGATGTTTGATGTATATCATAATCTATAAAAATGAAATTACTGCTTTTATGGTTATTTTGCGCCATAAATTAGGGCAATCTTAGCATTATTTATCTGATGTGGTTTTACAAGGAGTAATAGGCGCGCTTTGTGGATATTGGTGTGCTCTATTAGAAAAGTTAACTTTTGAAGTTTGATTTTAACGGACTCAAAATCGAGTCCGTCAGGTTATTAATAGTTTAAATCTATTAAAATAAATTTATTGATTGGAAATTTATTTTTTTGATAGTTAAATTTTAACGTAATGACCCCTAAAATTTAACGTAATTTACGTTAATTTTTAACGTAACTCTTTTTCTATTACGTTAAATTTTAACGTAGTCAGCCCATTTTTACCCACTCAATTACGTTAAATTTTAACTACCTTATATATATTATAGCCATATACTCTATTATTTTTTGAGAGAACACGAAAAAAATAGGTGAAATCATACAGGCGGTCAAAATCGCATTTTTTTTCCAACTATCTCGTGGGCGTAAAGTTTCTTCTAAAATGGTTACATTGCCTTTTTTAATTGTATTGAACCTATAGCACGTTAACGCGTAAAGCGTACATTGATTTTTTCCACCTTGTCTTGTGACTTCTAGGAAGTTTGCATTTACAAGTTCGTCTAATGCAGTTTTTAATGTTCTTGAAGATAAGCCAAATGTTTCTTTGGCTTTATCCTGTTGAGCTATTAAATCGCCGTTGTTGTATTTGTTGTAGGTTGAACACAGTTTTACAAATACCCACTTCGCTGAAAGAGAAAGCGCGGTAAATTCTTCACTGTTGATTAAATCATGTCGTAACGGTGTAAAGGTATTTCCGTTCAGTGATTTTTGAAACTCACTTTTAGACGTGCCGCGCCCTTTAGATTTCGCGTAACTCATACCACCACCTACAGACAATCTTTTTTAATTATTGATACAGCAGACAATACGCGCCCTAATATATCCGCTTTGCCTATTCTGTTTTTTGCTTGCTCTTTTGCCTTGATTGCGTCTTTTAGGCTGTAATATTCGCCTACATCTTCCTGTTCACCGTTAGAGTAAACAAAAACCAACTCGCAAATGGTTTTGCTGGTGGGGTTAATGGCAATAATGCAGTCATGACGAGCCTTTATCTGCTGTGCTTTTGCTAATGCGCTCTCTTGGCTTTCTGCAGTTAACATTTCAATCTTGCCGTTTTGGTGCTTAATTCTTATTTGATACATATTCACCCCCTACAGTTCTTCTTCAAGTGTCATGACGCTATCTAAAATCAATTTATGAATGTTTCTAATAGCTGTTTGGATAGTGGCGGGATCGATTTCTTCCACTTTGGCTTTAGTGATAATTTCTGCAACGGCTTGAACTTCCCATAACTGAGATAGAGCGGTTTGAATTTCAGGACTACGCATAAACCACCCCCAACACAACAAAGAACGGGGCAATTTTGGCGCGTGCTTGTGCTAATGTATCGGCATTAATGCGCACGGTGTATTTTGGAAAAGCTGAATAGTGTTTTGCGGTATTGCGTAAATCTGAACGGTTTACGGCTTTGAATAGGTAGACCATGGCTGATAACTCCATTAGTAATTTTGAAGAAGTTACCGCTTGAAGTTCTGACGCTTTAGGGCGGTAACGTGTAACGGGGTCAGAAACTGCGACTAATGGAACACAGCAAAGGGCGAAACCTTTCCCATTACACGCCACCATAGAAAGAAATTTTATCAATCCAAATTTGGATTGGTTAATTTCATACGTTGAAGAAATACTGTCAAATTTGACCGCACTTTCTTTAGGTGTGTGTAAGCCACGAATAAAAAAAGCGCAAGGCGCGCTATTATTCGCCATTAGTAAATTATTCGAGTTCTGACGCTCGGTAGTCGATTTTGCGACTACGGTACAAGAATAGATTGCTTTTGGTGTTTTTTCAATAAAAACATCATGAAAAATATTTAAGAGAGTGCTATACTCTGCATTAGTTAATTTCATAGTTAAATCATCTCAAGCCGTTCATTTGAACGGTTTTTTATTGGTTATTTATTCGTATTAGTGAGTTCTGCCGCACGTTTTTCTATCTGCGTGAGCATTTTTTTAGCAAAAAGCAATTCAGTTTCTAAGAACGCTGTCGGCAATCGTTCAAAATCCGCCATAAGCAACGCAACACGCGATTTTTGCACTTGAATCAAGTCTTCTATTGGGTAAGGCTCTTCGTCGCTGTAAAGGCTCATGAAGACGAATAAATGGCTATTCCGATTTGTGATGTAATGCTCAATAGCCATAGGGCGCAAAAATTCTTTAGCGGTTTTACATCTCATCTTGCGACTGCTCCGCGGTATTTTGATTTAAATCATTTTTCCCCTTGC from the [Actinobacillus] rossii genome contains:
- the rhlB gene encoding ATP-dependent RNA helicase RhlB → MTTEHLSQQRFTDLPLNPKVLAALQSKGFEYCTPIQALSLPITLQGKDVAGQAQTGTGKTMAFLTATFHHLLENPFDSIPNQPRALILAPTRELAVQIAHDAESLVKTTGLRTALAYGGDGYDKQLKAIEQGVDVLIGTTGRIIDYVKQGIINLSHIQVVVLDEADRMFDLGFIKDIRYLLRKCPTPKNRLTMLFSATLSYKVRELAFEDMNEPEYVEIEPLQRTGHRIKEELFYPSNEDKIALLMTLLEEEWPERCIIFSNTKHGCEKIWGYLAADGHRVGLLTGDVAQKKRLSLLKQFTEGELDILVATDVAARGLHIPDVTHVFNYDLPDDREDYVHRIGRTGRAGESGVSISFACEQYAMNLPAIEEYIGHSIPVSQYDPHSLIDNLPKPLRIQRPSCL